The Megalobrama amblycephala isolate DHTTF-2021 linkage group LG7, ASM1881202v1, whole genome shotgun sequence genome window below encodes:
- the LOC125271109 gene encoding zinc finger protein 883-like isoform X1 gives MLSMKAQMDVICCKSVGTDLSMLDIEDFISEICQLKKEVASLEAKLRERGDKPNREDLEKVSVCVTDGTEAQDSVWRSRDTQDSELSLTLLCYTDAQDHGSSDQTSDCNAGEQQMLQTPLKMCPIKLVDCRNLIESRGKKNTAEEQQQRHEEEEEDGIDNGNDDDDDDDGNNEDDDEGSRGEKTEEEQQQRHEDDEEEYQNNEVDDEDQNDDDDFVPSDDNAGLSSDGESVSTSKERQTVKSFSCRKTFSKQENLARHERKHTEQKDFTCKICDLSFPTYAERKLHLKEHTVKKEFRCEQCGKDFFTTAYNMRGHINTHSEKTLQCNVCNKYFRTNPQLSSHMRIHTGEKPYKCPHCEMSFSQRSHLKNHLPIHTDASAYQCPHCEKSFNLGSVLKKHLLKHTDERPYQCSECGNTFKDSTSLKVHQKIHSGFKLYQCSYCEKRFHHSTHWKTHERIHTGEKPYLCSYCGKSFSNPYSFKVHQRFHTGERPYRCSDCGKSFYMLSDLKIHQRTHTGEKPYKCSHCDKTFTGSGGLKVHERMHTGEKPYRCSICGERFSFKWGFRSHKKKHAEPESS, from the exons atgTTGAGCATGAAAGCGCAGATGGATGTGATCTGCTGTAAATCAGTAGGAACTGATCTGTCCATGCTGGATATTGAGGATTTCATCAGTGAAATCTGTCAGCTGAAGAAAGAGGTGGCGTCACTGGAGGCAAAGCTGAGAGAAAGAGGAGACAAACCCAACAGAGAG GATCTGGAGAAGGTTTCAGTGTGTGTGACTGATGGGACAGAAGCTCAGGATTCAGTCTGGAGATCCAGAGACACACAGGACTCAGAGCTCAGCCTCACTTTACTGTGTTATACTGACGCTCAGGATCATGGATCCTCTGATCAAACCTCTGACTGTAACGCTGGAGAACAGCAGATGCTGCAGACGCCGCTGAAGATGTGCCCCATCAAACTGGTGGACTGCAGGAACCTGATAGAGagcagagggaaaaaaaacacagcaGAGGAACAACAACAGAGAcacgaggaggaggaggaggatggtATTGATAATgggaatgatgatgatgatgatgatgatgggaataatgaggatgatgatgaaggGAGCAGAGGAGAAAAAACAGAAGAGGAACAACAACAGAGACATGAGGATGATGAAGAAGAATATCAGAATAATGAAGTTGATGATGAAGATcagaatgatgatgatgactttGTTCCTTCAG ATGACAATGCTGGTTTATCTTCTGATGGAGAAAGTGTGTCTACATCCAAAGAGCGACAGACAGTGAAGAGTTTCTCCTGTAGAAAAACATTCAGCAAACAAGAAAATTTAGCAAGACATGAGAGAAAACACACTGAACAGAAAGACTTCACCTGCAAGATATGTGACCTCAGCTTTCCTACTTATGCAGAGAGGAAACTTCATTTAAAAGAGCACACCGTGAAGAAGGAGTTTCGCTGTGAACAGTGCGGGAAGGATTTTTTCACCACTGCTTATAATATGAGAGgtcatataaacacacacagtgaaaaGACTTTACAGTGCAACGTGTGTAACAAATATTTCCGCACCAACCCACAACTTTCAAGTCATATGAGAATCCACACGGGTGAAAAGCCATACAAGTGCCCTCATTGCGAGATGAGCTTCAGCCAGAGATCCCATCTGAAGAACCATCTACCCATACACACCGATGCGAGTGCGTACCAGTGCCCTCACTGTGAGAAGAGCTTTAATCTCGGATCAGTTCTAAAGAAACATCTACTCAAACACACCGACGAGAGGCCGTATCAGTGCAGTGAATGTGGGAACACCTTTAAGGACTCAACTTCTCTGAAGGTACACCAAAAAATACACTCTGGTTTCAAACTGTATCAGTGTTCATACTGTGAGAAACGATTCCATCATTCAACTCACTGGAAAACCCATGAGAGgattcacaccggagagaaacCGTACCTGTGCTCCTACTGCGGGAAGAGCTTTTCTAATCCATATTCTTTCAAAGTTCATCAAAGatttcacactggagaaagacCGTATCGCTGTAGTGATTGTGGGAAGAGCTTTTATATGCTAAGTGACTTAAAAATACATCAGAGGACTCATACAGGAGAAAAACCTTATAAATGCTCACATTGCGACAAGACATTCACTGGATCAGGTGGCCTGAAGGTCCATGAGCGAATGCATACAGGAGAGAAACCTTACCGCTGCTCCATCTGCGGCGAGAGATTCTCTTTTAAATGGGGATTTCGGAGTCACAAGAAGAAACACGCTGAACCAGAATCATCATAG
- the LOC125271133 gene encoding basement membrane-specific heparan sulfate proteoglycan core protein-like, whose translation MNVRTAALILSVLHTVCGQSPVVSVRPRTAAVKLGETVSFHCRVTSGSQPVQLEWKRINNQPLGDNIKLGPDGAVLTIANVRLNNQGGYRCIATNAQGKSTITATLSIRQPPKVRVTPSGPLTVRAGESVTLACSVSGKPRPSFSWYKQQGGSETELVSTTTDTTASLQVTVMAAEDAGIFVCRAQSREGLAEGRVELELEGGASAPQASVTDTDLTAVEGQSVTMHCHATGSPTPVISWSKLRAPLPWQHKVSGGSLTLSNVGRQDSGQYICNATNSAGFSEAYVQLEVDSPPYATILTDETVVRPGDALRLQCLAHGTHPIRFRWTRVGGASMSPGAESTKDGLLKIPRMKATDSGTYKCVATNHVGSSEALTKVIVRA comes from the exons ATGAATGTCCGAACCGCAGCGCTGATTCTCTCTGTCCTGCACACAG TATGTGGTCAGAGTCCTGTTGTCTCCGTCCGGCCGCGAACGGCTGCGGTTAAACTCGGCGAGACCGTCAGTTTTCACTGCCGTGTGACGAGCGGATCACAGCCCGTCCAGCTGGAGTGGAAGAGGATCAACAACCAGCCGCTGGGAG ATAACATTAAGCTTGGACCTGATGGTGCTGTCCTGACCATTGCCAATGTCCGTCTCAATAACCAGGGCGGGTATCGCTGCATTGCGACCAATGCACAGGGAAAATCCACCATCACGGCCACCCTGAGCATCAGAC AGCCTCCAAAGGTGCGCGTGACGCCGTCCGGGCCGCTGACGGTTCGAGCGGGAGAGAGCGTGACTCTCGCCTGCAGCGTCTCTGGAAAGCCACGCCCCTCTTTCAGCTGGTACAAACAGCAAGGAGGAAGTGAGACGGAGCTTGTTTCCACGACAACAGACACCACCGCATCACTACAG GTGACAGTGATGGCAGCAGAGGATGCTGGGATATTTGTGTGCCGCGCTCAGAGCAGGGAGGGGCTTGCTGAGGGGCGGGTGGAGCTGGAACTGGAGGGCGGAGCCTCGGCTCCACAGGCCTCGGTTACAGACACAGATCTCACGGCTGTGGAGGGTCAGAGCGTCACCATGCACTGCCACGCCACCG GTTCACCCACTCCGGTCATTTCCTGGTCAAAGCTGCGGGCGCCGTTGCCATGGCAGCACAAGGTGAGCGGCGGGAGTCTGACCCTCAGTAACGTGGGACGACAGGACTCAG gtcaGTACATCTGTAACGCCACAAACTCGGCGGGCTTCAGCGAGGCCTACGTGCAGCTGGAGGTGGACT CGCCTCCGTATGCCACCATACTGACGGATGAGACTGTCGTTCGTCCTGGCGATGCCTTGCGTCTGCAGTGTCTCGCTCACGGCACTCATCCAATCCGCTTCCGCTGGACGCGTGTGGGCGGAGCCTCCATGTCACCGGGGGCGGAGTCCACCAAAGACGGTCTGCTGAAGATCCCTCGGATGAAAGCGACAGACAGCGGGACGTATAAATGTGTGGCGACCAATCACGTGGGATCCAGCGAAGCACTGACCAAAGTCATTGTGAGAG CTTAA
- the LOC125271104 gene encoding zinc finger protein 883-like isoform X1 — protein sequence MLSMKAQMDVICCKSVGTDLSMLDIEDFISEICQLKKEVASLEAKLRERGDKPNREDLEKVSVCVTDGTEAQDSVWRSRDTQDSELSLTLLCYTDAQDHGSADQTSDCNAGEQQMLQTPLKMCSVKLVDCRNLIKYTAEEQQQSHEEEEEQDGNNDGEDGNNEDDGNDEDDDEGSRGEKTEEEQQQSHEEDEEDEYQNNEVDDEDQNDDDDFVPSDAGSSSDGETASTSKKRWTSGKTFGKKENLARHKRKHSEQKDFTCKICDLSFSTYAERKLHSKEHTVKKEFRCEQCGKDFFTTPYSMRAHINTHSEKTLQCNVCNKYFRTNAHLSMHMRIHTGEKPYKCPHCEKSFSQGCHLKNHLLKHTNKGQYQCPHCEKSFSQGCHLKNHLLKHTNKGQYQCPHCEKSFSQGCHLKNHLLKHTNKGQYQCPHCEKSFNLGSALKNHLLVHSSERPYQCSECGNNFTNSACLKSHQKIHSDFKPYQCSYCEKRFKHSTHRKTHERIHTGEKPYLCSYCGKSFSSPYPFKVHLRVHTGERPYCCSDCGKGFYMLSDLKIHQRTHTGEKPFKCSHCDKAFARSSAMKVHERMHTGEKPYRCSICGESFSFKWGLQSHKKKHTEPESS from the exons atgTTGAGCATGAAAGCGCAGATGGATGTGATCTGCTGTAAATCAGTAGGAACTGATCTGTCCATGCTGGATATTGAGGATTTCATCAGTGAAATCTGTCAGCTGAAGAAAGAGGTGGCGTCACTGGAGGCAAAGCTGAGAGAAAGAGGAGACAAACCCAACAGAGAG GATCTGGAGAAGGTTTCAGTGTGTGTGACTGATGGGACAGAAGCTCAGGATTCAGTCTGGAGATCCAGAGACACACAGGACTCAGAGCTCAGCCTCACTTTACTGTGTTATACTGACGCTCAGGATCATGGATCCGCTGATCAAACCTCTGACTGTAACGCAGGAGAACAGCAGATGCTGCAGACGCCGCTGAAGATGTGCTCCGTCAAACTGGTGGACTGCAGGAACCTGATAAAATACACAGCAGAGGAACAACAACAGAGTcatgaggaggaggaagagcaaGATGGGAATAATGATGGCGAAGATGGGAATAATGAGGATGATGGGaatgatgaggatgatgatgaaggaAGCAGAGGAGAAAAAACAGAAGAGGAACAACAACAGAGCCATGAGGAAGATGAAGAAGATGAATATCAGAATAATGAAGTTGATGATGAAGATcagaatgatgatgatgactttGTTCCTTCAG ACGCTGGTTCATCTTCTGATGGAGAAACTGCCTCTACATCCAAAAAGCGATGGACAAGTGGAAAAACATTCGGCAAAAAGGAAAATTTAGCGAGACATAAGAGAAAACACTCAGAACAAAAAGATTTCACCTGCAAGATATGTGACCTCAGCTTTTCTACTTATGCAGAGAGGAAACTTCATTCAAAAGAGCACACCGTGAAGAAGGAGTTTCGCTGTGAACAGTGTGGGAAGGATTTTTTCACCACTCCTTATAGTATGAGAGctcatataaacacacacagtgaaaaGACTTTACAGTGCAACGTCTGTAACAAATATTTCCGCACCAACGCACATCTTTCAATGCATATGAGAATCCACACGGGTGAAAAGCCATACAAGTGCCCTCATTGCGAGAAGAGCTTCAGCCAGGGATGCCATCTGAAGAACCATCTGCTCAAACACACCAATAAGGGGCAGTACCAGTGCCCTCACTGTGAGAAGAGCTTCAGCCAGGGATGCCATCTGAAGAACCATCTGCTCAAACACACCAATAAGGGGCAGTACCAGTGCCCTCACTGTGAGAAGAGCTTCAGCCAGGGATGCCATCTGAAGAACCATCTGCTCAAACACACCAATAAGGGGCAGTACCAGTGCCCTCACTGTGAGAAGAGCTTTAATCTCGGATCAGCTCTAAAGAACCATCTACTCGTACACTCCAGTGAGAGGCCGTACCAGTGCAGTGAATGTGGGAACAACTTTACAAACTCAGCTTGTCTGAAGTCACACCAAAAAATACACTCTGATTTCAAACCGTATCAGTGTTCATACTGTGAGAAACGATTCAAACATTCGACTCACCGGAAAACCCATGAGAGgattcacaccggagagaaacCGTACCTGTGCTCCTACTGCGGGAAGAGCTTTTCTAGTCCATATCCTTTTAAAGTTCATCtcagagttcacactggagaaagacCGTATTGCTGTAGTGATTGTGGGAAGGGCTTTTATATGCTAAGTGACTTAAAAATACATCAGAGGACTCATACAGGAGAAAAACCTTTTAAATGCTCACATTGCGACAAGGCTTTTGCTCGTTCGAGTGCCATGAAGGTCCATGAGCGAATGCATACAGGAGAGAAACCTTACCGCTGCTCCATCTGCGGCGAGAGTTTCTCTTTTAAATGGGGTCTTCAGAGTCACAAGAAGAAACACACTGAACCAGAATCATCATAG
- the LOC125271114 gene encoding zinc finger protein 883-like, translated as MLTMKAQMDVICCKSVGTDLSMLDIEDFISEICQLKKEVASLEAKLRERGDKPNREDSFWSIRNQRSRDTQDSELSLTLLCYTDAQDHGSADQTSDCNAGEQQMLQTPLKMCSVKLVDCRNLIESRGEKNTAEEQQQRHEEDDEDDYQNNEDVDDEDQNDDDDFVPSDDKAGSSSDVETAFTSKERQTVTDCGKTFNKQENLARRKRKHSEQIDFTCKICDLSFPTYAERKLHSKEHTVKKEFHCEQCGKDFFTTPYNMRAHINTHSEKTLQCNVCNKYFRTNAHLSMHMRIHTGEKPYQCPHCEMSFGRGSHLKSHVLVHTDARVYQCPHCEKSFNLGSALKKHLLVHSSESPYQCPHCENTFKQVSHLKTHLLVHTNERPYQCSECGKNFTNSTSLKSHQKIHSDFKPYQCSYCEKRFHHSTHWKTHERIHTGEKPYLCSYCGKSFSSPYPFKVHLRVHTGERPYRCSDCGKGFYMLSDLKIHQRTHTGEKPYKCSHCDKAFARSSAMKVHERMHTGEKPYRCSICGERFTFKWGLQSHQKKHAEPESS; from the exons ATGTTGACCATGAAAGCGCAGATGGATGTGATCTGCTGTAAATCAGTAGGAACTGATCTGTCCATGCTGGATATTGAGGATTTCATCAGTGAAATCTGTCAGCTGAAGAAAGAGGTGGCGTCACTGGAGGCAAAGCTGAGAGAAAGAGGAGACAAACCCAACAGAGAG GATTCATTCTGGAGCATCAGAAATCAGAGATCCAGAGACACACAGGACTCAGAGCTCAGCCTCACTTTACTGTGTTATACTGACGCTCAGGATCATGGATCCGCTGATCAAACCTCTGACTGTAACGCTGGAGAACAGCAGATGCTGCAGACGCCGCTGAAGATGTGCTCCGTCAAACTGGTGGACTGCAGGAACCTGATAGAGAGCAGAGGAGAAAAAAACACAGCAGAGGAACAACAACAGAGACATGAGgaggatgatgaagatgattaTCAGAATAATGAGGATGTTGATGATGAAGATcagaatgatgatgatgactttGTTCCTTCAG ATGACAAGGCTGGTTCATCTTCTGATGTAGAAACTGCCTTTACATCCAAAGAGCGACAGACAGTGACAGACTGTGGAAAAACATTCAACAAACAGGAAAATTTAGCGAGACGTAAGAGAAAACACTCAGAACAAATAGACTTCACCTGCAAGATATGCGACCTCAGCTTTCCTACTTATGCAGAGAGGAAACTTCATTCAAAAGAGCACACCGTGAAGAAGGAGTTTCACTGTGAACAGTGCGGGAAGGATTTTTTCACCACTCCTTATAATATGAGAGctcatataaacacacacagtgaaaaGACTTTACAATGCAACGTCTGTAACAAATATTTCCGCACCAACGCACATCTTTCAATGCATATGAGAATCCACACGGGCGAAAAGCCATACCAGTGCCCTCACTGCGAGATGAGCTTTGGCCGGGGATCCCATCTGAAGAGCCATGTACTCGTACACACCGATGCGAGGGTGTACCAGTGCCCTCACTGTGAGAAGAGCTTTAATCTCGGATCAGCTCTAAAGAAACATCTACTCGTACACTCCAGTGAGAGCCCGTACCAGTGCCCTCACTGCGAGAACACCTTCAAACAGGTATCCCATCTGAAGACCCATTTACTCGTGCACACTAATGAGAGGCCGTATCAGTGCAGTGAATGTGGGAAAAACTTTACAAACTCAACTTCTCTGAAGTCACACCAAAAAATACACTCTGATTTCAAACCGTATCAGTGTTCATACTGTGAGAAACGATTCCATCATTCAACTCACTGGAAAACTCATGAGAGgattcacaccggagagaaacCGTACCTGTGCTCCTACTGCGGGAAGAGCTTTTCTAGTCCATATCCTTTTAAAGTTCATCtcagagttcacactggagaaagacCGTATCGCTGTAGTGATTGTGGGAAGGGCTTTTATATGCTAAGTGACTTAAAAATACATCAGAGGACTCATACAGGAGAAAAACCTTATAAATGCTCACATTGCGACAAGGCTTTTGCTCGTTCGAGTGCCATGAAGGTCCATGAGCGAATGCATACAGGAGAGAAACCTTACCGCTGCTCCATCTGCGGCGAGAGATTCACTTTTAAATGGGGTCTTCAGAGTCACCAGAAGAAACACGCTGAGCCAGAATCATCATAG
- the LOC125271104 gene encoding zinc finger protein 883-like isoform X2, translating into MLSMKAQMDVICCKSVGTDLSMLDIEDFISEICQLKKEVASLEAKLRERGDKPNREDSVWRSRDTQDSELSLTLLCYTDAQDHGSADQTSDCNAGEQQMLQTPLKMCSVKLVDCRNLIKYTAEEQQQSHEEEEEQDGNNDGEDGNNEDDGNDEDDDEGSRGEKTEEEQQQSHEEDEEDEYQNNEVDDEDQNDDDDFVPSDAGSSSDGETASTSKKRWTSGKTFGKKENLARHKRKHSEQKDFTCKICDLSFSTYAERKLHSKEHTVKKEFRCEQCGKDFFTTPYSMRAHINTHSEKTLQCNVCNKYFRTNAHLSMHMRIHTGEKPYKCPHCEKSFSQGCHLKNHLLKHTNKGQYQCPHCEKSFSQGCHLKNHLLKHTNKGQYQCPHCEKSFSQGCHLKNHLLKHTNKGQYQCPHCEKSFNLGSALKNHLLVHSSERPYQCSECGNNFTNSACLKSHQKIHSDFKPYQCSYCEKRFKHSTHRKTHERIHTGEKPYLCSYCGKSFSSPYPFKVHLRVHTGERPYCCSDCGKGFYMLSDLKIHQRTHTGEKPFKCSHCDKAFARSSAMKVHERMHTGEKPYRCSICGESFSFKWGLQSHKKKHTEPESS; encoded by the exons atgTTGAGCATGAAAGCGCAGATGGATGTGATCTGCTGTAAATCAGTAGGAACTGATCTGTCCATGCTGGATATTGAGGATTTCATCAGTGAAATCTGTCAGCTGAAGAAAGAGGTGGCGTCACTGGAGGCAAAGCTGAGAGAAAGAGGAGACAAACCCAACAGAGAG GATTCAGTCTGGAGATCCAGAGACACACAGGACTCAGAGCTCAGCCTCACTTTACTGTGTTATACTGACGCTCAGGATCATGGATCCGCTGATCAAACCTCTGACTGTAACGCAGGAGAACAGCAGATGCTGCAGACGCCGCTGAAGATGTGCTCCGTCAAACTGGTGGACTGCAGGAACCTGATAAAATACACAGCAGAGGAACAACAACAGAGTcatgaggaggaggaagagcaaGATGGGAATAATGATGGCGAAGATGGGAATAATGAGGATGATGGGaatgatgaggatgatgatgaaggaAGCAGAGGAGAAAAAACAGAAGAGGAACAACAACAGAGCCATGAGGAAGATGAAGAAGATGAATATCAGAATAATGAAGTTGATGATGAAGATcagaatgatgatgatgactttGTTCCTTCAG ACGCTGGTTCATCTTCTGATGGAGAAACTGCCTCTACATCCAAAAAGCGATGGACAAGTGGAAAAACATTCGGCAAAAAGGAAAATTTAGCGAGACATAAGAGAAAACACTCAGAACAAAAAGATTTCACCTGCAAGATATGTGACCTCAGCTTTTCTACTTATGCAGAGAGGAAACTTCATTCAAAAGAGCACACCGTGAAGAAGGAGTTTCGCTGTGAACAGTGTGGGAAGGATTTTTTCACCACTCCTTATAGTATGAGAGctcatataaacacacacagtgaaaaGACTTTACAGTGCAACGTCTGTAACAAATATTTCCGCACCAACGCACATCTTTCAATGCATATGAGAATCCACACGGGTGAAAAGCCATACAAGTGCCCTCATTGCGAGAAGAGCTTCAGCCAGGGATGCCATCTGAAGAACCATCTGCTCAAACACACCAATAAGGGGCAGTACCAGTGCCCTCACTGTGAGAAGAGCTTCAGCCAGGGATGCCATCTGAAGAACCATCTGCTCAAACACACCAATAAGGGGCAGTACCAGTGCCCTCACTGTGAGAAGAGCTTCAGCCAGGGATGCCATCTGAAGAACCATCTGCTCAAACACACCAATAAGGGGCAGTACCAGTGCCCTCACTGTGAGAAGAGCTTTAATCTCGGATCAGCTCTAAAGAACCATCTACTCGTACACTCCAGTGAGAGGCCGTACCAGTGCAGTGAATGTGGGAACAACTTTACAAACTCAGCTTGTCTGAAGTCACACCAAAAAATACACTCTGATTTCAAACCGTATCAGTGTTCATACTGTGAGAAACGATTCAAACATTCGACTCACCGGAAAACCCATGAGAGgattcacaccggagagaaacCGTACCTGTGCTCCTACTGCGGGAAGAGCTTTTCTAGTCCATATCCTTTTAAAGTTCATCtcagagttcacactggagaaagacCGTATTGCTGTAGTGATTGTGGGAAGGGCTTTTATATGCTAAGTGACTTAAAAATACATCAGAGGACTCATACAGGAGAAAAACCTTTTAAATGCTCACATTGCGACAAGGCTTTTGCTCGTTCGAGTGCCATGAAGGTCCATGAGCGAATGCATACAGGAGAGAAACCTTACCGCTGCTCCATCTGCGGCGAGAGTTTCTCTTTTAAATGGGGTCTTCAGAGTCACAAGAAGAAACACACTGAACCAGAATCATCATAG
- the LOC125271109 gene encoding zinc finger protein 883-like isoform X2, with the protein MLSMKAQMDVICCKSVGTDLSMLDIEDFISEICQLKKEVASLEAKLRERGDKPNREDSVWRSRDTQDSELSLTLLCYTDAQDHGSSDQTSDCNAGEQQMLQTPLKMCPIKLVDCRNLIESRGKKNTAEEQQQRHEEEEEDGIDNGNDDDDDDDGNNEDDDEGSRGEKTEEEQQQRHEDDEEEYQNNEVDDEDQNDDDDFVPSDDNAGLSSDGESVSTSKERQTVKSFSCRKTFSKQENLARHERKHTEQKDFTCKICDLSFPTYAERKLHLKEHTVKKEFRCEQCGKDFFTTAYNMRGHINTHSEKTLQCNVCNKYFRTNPQLSSHMRIHTGEKPYKCPHCEMSFSQRSHLKNHLPIHTDASAYQCPHCEKSFNLGSVLKKHLLKHTDERPYQCSECGNTFKDSTSLKVHQKIHSGFKLYQCSYCEKRFHHSTHWKTHERIHTGEKPYLCSYCGKSFSNPYSFKVHQRFHTGERPYRCSDCGKSFYMLSDLKIHQRTHTGEKPYKCSHCDKTFTGSGGLKVHERMHTGEKPYRCSICGERFSFKWGFRSHKKKHAEPESS; encoded by the exons atgTTGAGCATGAAAGCGCAGATGGATGTGATCTGCTGTAAATCAGTAGGAACTGATCTGTCCATGCTGGATATTGAGGATTTCATCAGTGAAATCTGTCAGCTGAAGAAAGAGGTGGCGTCACTGGAGGCAAAGCTGAGAGAAAGAGGAGACAAACCCAACAGAGAG GATTCAGTCTGGAGATCCAGAGACACACAGGACTCAGAGCTCAGCCTCACTTTACTGTGTTATACTGACGCTCAGGATCATGGATCCTCTGATCAAACCTCTGACTGTAACGCTGGAGAACAGCAGATGCTGCAGACGCCGCTGAAGATGTGCCCCATCAAACTGGTGGACTGCAGGAACCTGATAGAGagcagagggaaaaaaaacacagcaGAGGAACAACAACAGAGAcacgaggaggaggaggaggatggtATTGATAATgggaatgatgatgatgatgatgatgatgggaataatgaggatgatgatgaaggGAGCAGAGGAGAAAAAACAGAAGAGGAACAACAACAGAGACATGAGGATGATGAAGAAGAATATCAGAATAATGAAGTTGATGATGAAGATcagaatgatgatgatgactttGTTCCTTCAG ATGACAATGCTGGTTTATCTTCTGATGGAGAAAGTGTGTCTACATCCAAAGAGCGACAGACAGTGAAGAGTTTCTCCTGTAGAAAAACATTCAGCAAACAAGAAAATTTAGCAAGACATGAGAGAAAACACACTGAACAGAAAGACTTCACCTGCAAGATATGTGACCTCAGCTTTCCTACTTATGCAGAGAGGAAACTTCATTTAAAAGAGCACACCGTGAAGAAGGAGTTTCGCTGTGAACAGTGCGGGAAGGATTTTTTCACCACTGCTTATAATATGAGAGgtcatataaacacacacagtgaaaaGACTTTACAGTGCAACGTGTGTAACAAATATTTCCGCACCAACCCACAACTTTCAAGTCATATGAGAATCCACACGGGTGAAAAGCCATACAAGTGCCCTCATTGCGAGATGAGCTTCAGCCAGAGATCCCATCTGAAGAACCATCTACCCATACACACCGATGCGAGTGCGTACCAGTGCCCTCACTGTGAGAAGAGCTTTAATCTCGGATCAGTTCTAAAGAAACATCTACTCAAACACACCGACGAGAGGCCGTATCAGTGCAGTGAATGTGGGAACACCTTTAAGGACTCAACTTCTCTGAAGGTACACCAAAAAATACACTCTGGTTTCAAACTGTATCAGTGTTCATACTGTGAGAAACGATTCCATCATTCAACTCACTGGAAAACCCATGAGAGgattcacaccggagagaaacCGTACCTGTGCTCCTACTGCGGGAAGAGCTTTTCTAATCCATATTCTTTCAAAGTTCATCAAAGatttcacactggagaaagacCGTATCGCTGTAGTGATTGTGGGAAGAGCTTTTATATGCTAAGTGACTTAAAAATACATCAGAGGACTCATACAGGAGAAAAACCTTATAAATGCTCACATTGCGACAAGACATTCACTGGATCAGGTGGCCTGAAGGTCCATGAGCGAATGCATACAGGAGAGAAACCTTACCGCTGCTCCATCTGCGGCGAGAGATTCTCTTTTAAATGGGGATTTCGGAGTCACAAGAAGAAACACGCTGAACCAGAATCATCATAG